One part of the Arabidopsis thaliana chromosome 1 sequence genome encodes these proteins:
- the WAKL1 gene encoding wall associated kinase-like 1 (wall associated kinase-like 1 (WAKL1); FUNCTIONS IN: kinase activity; INVOLVED IN: protein amino acid phosphorylation; LOCATED IN: endomembrane system, integral to membrane, cell wall; CONTAINS InterPro DOMAIN/s: Wall-associated kinase (InterPro:IPR013695), Protein kinase, catalytic domain (InterPro:IPR000719), Serine/threonine-protein kinase-like domain (InterPro:IPR017442), Protein kinase-like domain (InterPro:IPR011009), Serine/threonine-protein kinase, active site (InterPro:IPR008271); BEST Arabidopsis thaliana protein match is: wall associated kinase-like 5 (TAIR:AT1G16160.1); Has 123437 Blast hits to 121647 proteins in 4379 species: Archae - 141; Bacteria - 14104; Metazoa - 45195; Fungi - 10752; Plants - 34405; Viruses - 501; Other Eukaryotes - 18339 (source: NCBI BLink).): MKTKTSIFQFIVASVLTLLINDSSAATPPPPISNSSTSCNKTCGGISIPFPFGIGGKDCYLNGWYEVICNTTTSDSNTTVPLLSMINREVVNISLPDSNEPYGLVQIKGPVTSLGCSSNTSEGPQNSLPVLNVTGKGSPYFLTDENRLVAVGCGIKALMTDTESEILGCESSCEHRKSGEEVTNLICTGYRCCQARLPVGRPQAITVNIENSSGGEETCKVAFLTDKRYSPSNVTEPEQFHNNGYVVLELGWYFATSNSRFKSLLGCTNMSRKGSGFSDDNCSCEYDYFSGMSYRNCYCDYGYTGNPYLRGGCVDTDSCEGNHNCGEDAHCVNMPGPMSMCRPNPKITKPTKPPVLQGILIGLSGLVFFVGLFWLFKLIKKRRNINRSKKFFKRNGGLLLKQQLTTKDGNVEMSKIFSSKELRKATDNFSIDRVLGQGGQGTVYKGMLVDGSIVAVKRSKVVDEDKMEEFINEIVLLSQINHRNIVKLLGCCLETEVPILVYEYIPNGDLFKRLHDESDDYTMTWEVRLRIAIEIAGALTYMHSAASFPIFHRDIKTTNILLDEKYRAKVSDFGTSRSVTLDQTHLTTLVAGTFGYMDPEYFLSSQYTHKSDVYSFGVVLVELITGEKPLSRVRSEEGRGLATHFLEAMKENRVIDIIDIRIKDESKLEQVMAVAKLARKCLNRKGKNRPNMKEVSNELERIRSSPEDLDVRTENEDEEEDQPMAINNKR; this comes from the exons ATGAAGACAAAGACTAGCATCTTCCAATTTATTGTAGCATCTGTCCTTACTCTGCTCATCAATGACTCATCAGCAGCAACACCTCCACCTCCAATTAGCAATTCTTCAACGTCTTGTAACAAAACCTGTGGAGGAATCTCGATCCCGTTCCCATTCGGAATTGGCGGGAAAGATTGTTATCTCAACGGTTGGTACGAGGTTATCTGCAACACAACCACTTCCGATTCTAACACAACTGTTCCTTTACTCTCTATGATCAATCGGGAAGTGGTGAATATCTCTCTCCCAGACAGTAACGAACCATACGGACTTGTTCAAATCAAAGGTCCTGTGACATCGTTGGGTTGTTCTAGTAATACTAGTGAAGGACCCCAAAACTCGCTCCCGGTTTTGAATGTCACAGGTAAGGGCAGCCCATATTTCCTGACCGACGAGAACCGTCTTGTGGCGGTTGGTTGTGGTATAAAGGCATTGATGACAGATACAGAATCAGAGATCTTGGGTTGTGAATCGAGCTGCGAACACAGAAAGAGTGGTGAAGAAGTAACAAATTTGATCTGTACTGGTTACAGATGCTGCCAGGCGAGGCTACCGGTGGGGCGTCCTCAGGCTATAACCGTAAATATAGAGAACTCtagtggaggagaagaaacgtGCAAAGTTGCGTTCTTGACGGACAAGAGGTATTCGCCGTCTAATGTTACAGAGCCAGAACAGTTTCATAACAATGGATATGTGGTGCTAGAGTTAGGATGGTACTTTGCCACTTCGAACTCTCGCTTTAAGAGCCTCTTGGGTTGTACAAATATGAGCCGAAAAGGTTCTGGGTTCTCGGATGATAATTGCAGTTGCGAGTATGATTACTTCTCCGGGATGAGTTATAGGAATTGTTATTGCGACTATGGCTACACAGGGAACCCATACCTTCGAGGTGGCTGCGTAG ATACTGATTCATGCGAAGGAAATCACAACTGTGGGGAAGATGCTCATTGTGTTAACATGCCTGGACCAATGTCCATGTGCAGGCCTAACCCCAAGATAACCAAACCTACCAAACCCCCGGTGCTTCAAG GCATTCTTATAGGTTTGTCAGGATTAGTATTTTTTGTTGGGCTATTCTGGCTATTTAAACTCATAAAGAAGCGAAGGAACATCAACCGCAGCAAGAAGTTTTTCAAACGGAACGGAGGCTTGCTGTTGAAACAACAATTAACTACAAAGGACGGAAATGTAGAAATGTCTAAGATTTTCAGTTCAAAGGAGTTAAGAAAAGCCACTGATAACTTCAGCATAGATAGAGTGCTTGGGCAAGGCGGTCAAGGCACTGTGTACAAAGGAATGTTGGTAGATGGGAGCATCGTTGCGGTTAAAAGATCCAAAGTTGTGGATGAAGACAAAATGGAAGAGTTTATCAATGAGATTGTTCTTCTGTCACAAATCAATCACCGCAACATTGTGAAACTCTTGGGATGTTGCTTGGAGACAGAAGTTCCAATCTTGGTGTACGAATATATTCCCAATGGAGATCTGTTCAAGCGGCTTCATGATGAATCTGATGATTACACCATGACTTGGGAAGTGCGGCTTCGCATAGCCATAGAGATAGCAGGAGCTCTTACATACATGCACTCAGCTGCAAGTTTTCCAATATTCCATAGAGATATTAAGACTACCAATATCCTACTGGACGAGAAATACCGAGCCAAAGTGTCTGACTTTGGAACTTCAAGATCAGTAACCTTAGATCAAACTCACTTGACAACATTAGTTGCAGGAACTTTTGGTTACATGGATCCAGAGTACTTCTTGTCAAGCCAATACACTCACAAGAGCGATGTTTATAGTTTCGGGGTCGTCTTGGTGGAGCTCATAACCGGAGAAAAACCATTGTCCCGTGTCCGGTCTGAAGAAGGTAGAGGCTTGGCAACTCATTTCCTCGAGGCCATGAAAGAGAACAGAGTGATTGACATAATTGATATTCGGATCAAAGACGAAAGCAAACTGGAGCAAGTAATGGCGGTAGCAAAACTCGCCAGAAAATGTCTTAACCGGAAAGGGAAGAACCGGCCAAACATGAAAGAGGTTTCAAATGAGCTAGAGAGGATCCGTTCATCACCCGAAGATTTAGATGTCCGTACCGAaaacgaagacgaagaagaggatCAACCAATGGcaatcaacaacaaaagatga
- the WAKL2 gene encoding wall associated kinase-like 2 (wall associated kinase-like 2 (WAKL2); FUNCTIONS IN: kinase activity; INVOLVED IN: protein amino acid phosphorylation; LOCATED IN: integral to membrane; EXPRESSED IN: stem, cotyledon, leaf whorl, leaf; EXPRESSED DURING: LP.06 six leaves visible, LP.04 four leaves visible, LP.10 ten leaves visible, LP.08 eight leaves visible, LP.12 twelve leaves visible; CONTAINS InterPro DOMAIN/s: Wall-associated kinase (InterPro:IPR013695), EGF-like calcium-binding, conserved site (InterPro:IPR018097), Protein kinase, catalytic domain (InterPro:IPR000719), Serine/threonine-protein kinase-like domain (InterPro:IPR017442), Protein kinase-like domain (InterPro:IPR011009), Serine/threonine-protein kinase, active site (InterPro:IPR008271); BEST Arabidopsis thaliana protein match is: wall associated kinase-like 4 (TAIR:AT1G16150.1); Has 122559 Blast hits to 120935 proteins in 4599 species: Archae - 125; Bacteria - 14250; Metazoa - 44921; Fungi - 10430; Plants - 34238; Viruses - 502; Other Eukaryotes - 18093 (source: NCBI BLink).): MKTETHNRQCIPLAISVLSLFINGVSSARQPPDRCNRVCGEISIPFPFGIGGKDCYLNPWYEVVCNSTNSVPFLSRINRELVNISLNGVVHIKAPVTSSGCSTGTSQPLTPPPLNVAGQGSPYFLTDKNLLVAVGCKFKAVMAGITSQITSCESSCNERNSSSQEGRNKICNGYKCCQTRIPEGQPQVISVDIEIPQGNNTTGEGGCRVAFLTSDKYSSLNVTEPEKFHGHGYAAVELGWFFDTSDSRDTQPISCKNASDTTPYTSDTRCSCSYGYFSGFSYRDCYCNSPGYKGNPFLPGGCVDVDECKLDIGRNQCKDQSCVNLPGWFDCQPKKPEQLKRVIQGVLIGSALLLFAFGIFGLYKFVQKRRKLIRMRKFFRRNGGMLLKQQLARKEGNVEMSRIFSSHELEKATDNFNKNRVLGQGGQGTVYKGMLVDGRIVAVKRSKAVDEDRVEEFINEVVVLAQINHRNIVKLLGCCLETEVPVLVYEFVPNGDLCKRLHDESDDYTMTWEVRLHIAIEIAGALSYLHSAASFPIYHRDIKTTNILLDERNRAKVSDFGTSRSVTIDQTHLTTQVAGTFGYVDPEYFQSSKFTEKSDVYSFGVVLVELLTGEKPSSRVRSEENRGLAAHFVEAVKENRVLDIVDDRIKDECNMDQVMSVANLARRCLNRKGKKRPNMREVSIELEMIRSSHYDSGIHIEDDDEEDDQAMELNFNDTWEVGATAPASMFNNASPTSDAEPLVPLRTW; encoded by the exons ATGAAGACAGAGACTCACAACCGTCAATGCATTCCACTAGCGATCTCTGTCCTATCTCTGTTCATCAATGGCGTCTCATCAGCAAGACAACCTCCAGATCGGTGTAACAGAGTCTGCGGAGAAATATCAATTCCTTTCCCGTTTGGCATCGGTGGGAAAGATTGCTATCTAAACCCGTGGTACGAGGTTGTCTGTAACAGCACAAACTCTGTTCCGTTCCTCTCAAGGATCAACAGAGAATTGGTGAACATCTCTCTCAATGGAGTTGTCCACATCAAAGCTCCCGTAACTTCCTCCGGCTGTTCTACAGGAACATCTCAGCCACTTACACCGCCGCCTTTAAACGTTGCTGGCCAAGGCAGCCCCTATTTCCTCACGGACAAGAACCTACTCGTGGCGGTTGGTTGCAAATTCAAGGCTGTTATGGCGGGTATTACATCGCAGATCACCAGTTGTGAGTCGAGTTGTAACGAGAGAAACAGTAGCAGCCaagaaggaagaaacaaaatctgcaATGGTTATAAATGTTGCCAGACGAGGATACCAGAAGGGCAGCCGCAAGTAATCAGTGTGGATATAGAGATCCCTCAAGGTAACAACACAACAGGAGAAGGAGGATGCAGAGTTGCGTTTTTGACGAGCGACAAGTATTCAAGTTTAAATGTTACAGAGCCAGAAAAGTTTCATGGTCATGGATACGCGGCGGTCGAGCTTGGATGGTTCTTTGATACTTCCGATTCTCGTGATACACAACCCATAAGTTGTAAAAATGCGTCAGATACAACACCGTACACTTCCGATACGAGGTGTAGTTGCTCATACGGCTACTTTTCTGGATTCAGCTATAGGGACTGCTACTGTAACTCCCCAGGTTATAAAGGGAATCCGTTCCTTCCAGGTGGTTGTGTAG ACGTGGATGAATGTAAACTAGATATAGGACGCAACCAGTGTAAAGATCAAAGCTGTGTGAATCTGCCCGGTTGGTTTGACTGCCAGCCCAAGAAACCAGAGCAGCTCAAGCGGGTGATTCAAG GTGTTCTTATAGGTTCAGCACTGTTGCTTTTCGCCTTCGGAATCTTCGGGTTGTACAAGTTCGTACAGAAGCGGAGGAAACTAATCCGAATGAGGAAGTTCTTCAGACGTAATGGAGGTATGTTGTTAAAACAACAGTTAGCTAGAAAAGAAGGCAATGTAGAGATGTCAAGAATATTCAGCTCACATGAGTTGGAGAAAGCTACTGATAACTTCAACAAGAATAGGGTTCTTGGGCAAGGAGGTCAAGGTACAGTGTATAAGGGAATGCTCGTTGATGGTAGAATCGTCGCAGTAAAAAGGTCGAAAGCTGTGGATGAAGATAGGGTAGAAGAGTTCATCaatgaagttgttgttcttgcgCAGATCAATCATAGAAATATTGTTAAACTTTTGGGGTGTTGTCTTGAAACGGAAGTTCCAGTCTTAGTTTATGAGTTTGTTCCAAATGGAGACTTATGCAAGCGTCTTCATGATGAATCTGATGATTACACAATGACATGGGAGGTGCGTCTTCACATTGCTATAGAGATTGCAGGAGCACTTTCTTATTTGCATTCTGCTGCATCTTTCCCCATATATCATAGAGATATCAAGACTACTAATATACTCTTAGATGAGAGAAACCGAGCTAAGGTGTCGGATTTCGGAACTTCAAGATCAGTAACTATAGATCAAACTCACTTGACAACTCAAGTTGCAGGCACTTTTGGATATGTGGATCCAGAGTACTTTCAATCAAGCAAGTTTACGGAAAAAAGtgatgtttatagttttggaGTTGTCCTTGTGGAGCTCTTAACCGGAGAAAAACCTTCCTCCCGTGTCCGGTCTGAAGAAAACAGGGGCCTTGCAGCTCACTTTGTCGAAGCCGTGAAAGAGAACAGAGTGCTTGACATAGTTGATGATCGGATCAAAGATGAATGCAACATGGACCAAGTAATGTCAGTGGCAAATCTAGCTAGAAGGTGTTTAAACCGAAAAGGGAAGAAGAGGCCAAACATGAGAGAGGTTTCAATTGAGCTGGAGATGATTCGTTCATCACATTATGATTCAGGAATTCATATAGAGGACGacgatgaggaagatgatcaAGCCATGGAACTCAACTTTAACGACACTTGGGAGGTTGGTGCGACTGCTCCAGCCTCCATGTTTAACAATGCATCCCCCACGTCTGATGCTGAGCCTCTGGTGCCTTTACGAACATGGTAA